In Erigeron canadensis isolate Cc75 chromosome 8, C_canadensis_v1, whole genome shotgun sequence, the DNA window atctaacctGTACCCAAACCCAGCTTTTCGAAACTCATCTTCCGAGACTTCCGACAACCGATCCAAACTCGGAAACTCATAAAACTCAACCCCTTCAACACACCCCAAAAACTTGcctaaagaagaaacaaaatcaACCATTTGAGTAATCctcttaatattattattactactacaaATAAACTGAATCAAACACTCAAGTGGGTCCTGTCTCAACACTCTAGCACCACTCAAACTCACTGCCAGGTCAGCAAACCTCGGGTCACAACCCGAAAACCCGACCCATAAGTCCTGTAAACAGATACCCATGTTCAAAAAATCAAGCAAAGCTGATTTAGCAGCAGATTTGTTATTAGAATTGTGAAAGCAGTAcaaaacgacgtcgttttgACATGAAAAATCTTGAACTTGTTTGAGAGAAATGAGGTGGGACCCAATTACGCCTGTGAATTGAGATGGGGTTGTTTGTTTCCATCTGAATGTTTGGCCAGTTGGGAATGTTAAGGGTAAATTAAGTTCTGATTTGTTAAGATTTAAAGGGACCCAATTATTATTAGTGTTTTGTGAAGAGGTTTTAAGGGTTGAAAGATTGGGTTTTTTGGAAGTGTAAAATGTGgttatggtggtggtgggtttTGGGGTTCCGGCGGAGGTGCTTCGTGATGGCAGGGGACGGTGTCTTTTCATGGTTGGAAATTTGGAATTATGGTTGAATGATTGTCGCGAAAATGGCTTGGCCTTTTgggaagtttttttttaataagacaAAATTAATGAGTACCCTCGTATTGTAATCCATCCGTTAATTATATCTtaatttcatcttttgattgTATCATATATCCGACAAATGTAAATAAGCCCAGTCGAGCATGAGCTTGACAGTGCATAAACTCGAATCTCATTGCTTAAACTCGAGCTCGGCTGGTTAAATATCAAAAAGCTCGAGATCGGTTTGATtgtttaaaaacataaacgagcTTGATCTTGGCTCGAGCTCAAGCTCGGTAaattatcaaaactaagttCCTCATATCGATTATTAGAAGCTCGAGCTTGAAAGCTCGTTAGTCAAATATTTGGTCAGAAAACAAAACAATAGTTGTTGGATGCTGTTACAAAACGTTTGAGCTTATAGGCAAACATTCCATAAATGTAAACAAGCAAAATGCGTCAATGGTAAGGCTACTGTACTAGTACCACAAAAACAATTGACAACGAAGCCTTAAAATCCTCCGGCCAGTAAGAATAATGTTTCAACAAAAATCGTCTCAATTGTAACTTGGCGACAATGTCAAACAAATCTTTAATACAAAGTCTGATGTATCACTACCACATACAAAGGTTATTAAGTATCACAAAAGTATCACAAAACATGGCAGTAAGTGAAGACATTAGATCATTCGGTTTCCATGTAAACAATTATCTCACAGTTGCAAGCTAGAGTTCGAGTACTACAAAAGTCTCATTAAAAACCTACATATGATGATACATTACTACATTAGAACCACATATCCACATCTGTTGGTATAAGAATCTCATTAAATTATGATTACAACTAATAATGAAAGACATACATTTACTTTGCTTGTTTGATATTAGGCAGTAGGACCTCAGTGGGTATGTcctatttttaaagaaaaaaaaagtttgaaaaaaactcaaaaatttaTTTACGAAGATTTCAAGTTCTGAAAAGTGTACCTTCATTTACTTTTCAATTCATAACGTCGCCTAATCCAATCCCCTCCGCAAATAAGCATTTCTAATGTGTCGTGAGCCAACTTAGATCGAGGGGTCAATAACTCTGCCTCCGACGCTAAA includes these proteins:
- the LOC122578802 gene encoding N-glycosylase/DNA lyase OGG1: MKRHRPLPSRSTSAGTPKPTTTITTFYTSKKPNLSTLKTSSQNTNNNWVPLNLNKSELNLPLTFPTGQTFRWKQTTPSQFTGVIGSHLISLKQVQDFSCQNDVVLYCFHNSNNKSAAKSALLDFLNMGICLQDLWVGFSGCDPRFADLAVSLSGARVLRQDPLECLIQFICSSNNNIKRITQMVDFVSSLGKFLGCVEGVEFYEFPSLDRLSEVSEDEFRKAGFGYRAKYITGTVKVLQSKPGGGVEWLASLRKLDLQSVIEALITLPGVGPKVAACIALFSLDQHHAVPVDTHVWKIATKYLLPELAGARLTPKLCSRVADAFVEKYGKYAGWAQTLLFIAELPSQKALLQSLSNETKEVAGDLNPKTEKVLNF